In Anaerotignum faecicola, the following are encoded in one genomic region:
- a CDS encoding helix-turn-helix domain-containing protein, with amino-acid sequence MHISYKPLWHTLLERDMRKEDLRLAAGMTTNMIANMSKEGKHISMDTLARICETLNCEITDVIELVPDEPTSTGGKEHERIETKNNGKRN; translated from the coding sequence ATGCACATCAGCTATAAACCACTCTGGCACACACTGTTAGAGCGTGATATGAGAAAAGAGGATTTAAGGCTTGCTGCTGGTATGACAACAAATATGATTGCCAACATGAGCAAAGAGGGAAAGCACATCAGCATGGATACATTAGCCCGTATCTGTGAAACTCTGAATTGTGAGATTACTGATGTGATTGAGTTAGTACCAGACGAGCCTACTTCCACAGGAGGTAAGGAACATGAGCGAATTGAAACCAAGAATAACGGAAAACGGAATTGA